A section of the Clostridium omnivorum genome encodes:
- a CDS encoding UDP-glucose--hexose-1-phosphate uridylyltransferase yields the protein MNKNNAAMNLERLLNFAKEQNMIEELDVIPCRNSLMDLFKINEPYEGKLENESLESAVPILESLLDYAYEIGLLEENTTTYRDLLDAKIMGLLMPRQSEVAKDFYGTCKESGVTKATDNFYKMSIASNYIRMDRIKKNLYWEAYTNYGDLEITVNLSKPEKDPKEIAASKLVPQTNYPKCLLCIENVGFAGTINHPARQNHRVIPVTIGEEQWYLQYSPYVYYNEHCILFHERHVPMKISDKTFTRLLDFVEQFPHYFIGSNADLPIVGGSILSHEHYQGGRHVFPMEKAPIEIELRSEEYTGIKAGIVSWPLSVIRLSGKNKEMLKELSVNMLKAWREYSDEKLGILAFTKKDGVNIPHNTITPIARINASGDYEMDLVLRNNRTSEEHPDGIYHPHKELHHIKKENIGLIEVMGLAVLPARLNKELKLIEEVLCGNDKLYNEAVNMDSHELNKHAKWIEELVSKYGTKNTCENAEKYIQKEVGNKFLKVLLDAGVYKKDEAGANGFIGFMKTMGFKSI from the coding sequence ATGAATAAAAACAATGCGGCAATGAATCTTGAGAGGCTGCTTAACTTTGCAAAAGAGCAAAATATGATTGAGGAGCTAGATGTAATTCCCTGCAGAAACTCATTAATGGACTTATTTAAAATAAATGAACCTTATGAAGGTAAATTAGAAAATGAATCACTTGAAAGTGCAGTACCAATACTTGAAAGCTTGCTAGATTATGCTTATGAGATTGGGCTGCTTGAAGAAAATACTACAACTTATAGGGATTTGCTAGATGCAAAAATAATGGGACTATTAATGCCTAGACAATCAGAAGTTGCTAAGGATTTTTATGGTACTTGTAAAGAAAGTGGAGTTACAAAGGCTACAGATAATTTCTACAAAATGTCCATAGCTTCAAATTATATTAGGATGGATAGGATAAAGAAGAACTTATATTGGGAAGCTTATACAAACTATGGAGACTTAGAGATAACAGTAAATTTATCTAAGCCTGAAAAAGACCCAAAGGAAATAGCTGCATCAAAGCTGGTGCCACAGACTAATTATCCTAAATGTCTTCTTTGTATAGAAAACGTTGGCTTTGCAGGTACAATAAATCATCCTGCAAGACAAAATCATAGGGTTATTCCTGTAACCATTGGAGAAGAGCAATGGTACTTGCAGTATTCTCCTTATGTTTACTACAATGAACACTGCATACTATTTCATGAAAGACATGTTCCTATGAAGATTTCAGATAAAACCTTTACTAGACTTCTTGACTTTGTAGAACAGTTTCCTCACTATTTTATAGGTTCTAATGCAGATTTACCTATAGTTGGAGGTTCAATATTAAGCCATGAGCATTATCAAGGTGGAAGACATGTATTTCCAATGGAAAAGGCTCCTATTGAAATTGAACTTAGAAGTGAAGAGTATACAGGGATAAAAGCTGGAATAGTAAGCTGGCCTTTATCAGTAATAAGATTGTCAGGTAAAAACAAAGAAATGCTTAAAGAGCTTTCAGTTAATATGTTAAAGGCTTGGAGGGAATATAGTGATGAGAAGCTAGGGATATTAGCATTTACTAAGAAAGATGGTGTAAATATACCTCATAATACAATTACACCAATTGCAAGAATAAATGCTAGTGGCGATTATGAAATGGATTTAGTTCTAAGAAATAATAGGACTAGTGAAGAACACCCTGATGGAATATATCATCCTCATAAGGAATTACACCATATAAAGAAAGAGAATATAGGGCTTATTGAGGTAATGGGACTTGCGGTACTGCCAGCTAGATTGAATAAAGAGCTTAAGCTAATAGAAGAAGTGCTATGCGGAAATGACAAGCTTTATAATGAAGCAGTCAATATGGATAGTCACGAACTTAACAAGCATGCAAAATGGATTGAAGAGCTTGTAAGTAAATATGGAACAAAAAATACTTGCGAAAATGCAGAAAAATATATACAAAAAGAAGTTGGAAACAAGTTTTTAAAGGTACTTTTGGATGCAGGAGTATACAAAAAGGATGAGGCTGGAGCTAATGGCTTCATAGGTTTTATGAAAACTATGGGTTTTAAATCAATTTAA
- a CDS encoding glycosyltransferase family 4 protein, whose amino-acid sequence MRIAIDARGINWYRGTGIGTYTEKLLENLINIDSENYYHIYWSGYGYEKYKQENTRLLMASKKHHRFFEQYFFPYNLSKEEIDLYHIPQNGIGLSEDIRCKSIVTIHDLIPYVMPETVGKGYLTKFLKEMPKVVANSSAILTVSEWSKKDILKFFPIDENKIYVTPLAADSKYKPLDKEKCRAFLQEQYNITKPFILYIGGFSSRKNVRSLIIAFSKLYKKLDKEYNLVIVGANRDDGQKLTELSTNLDLSSKIIFTGFAPEDHLPILYCGSEVFVYPSLYEGFGLPPLEAMNCGTPVITSKVTSIPEVVGDAGMLIDPNSAAELMDAIEKVLCSDKIKAELRVKGLKRASEFSWKNTSKKTLEAYTEVYNYLETNL is encoded by the coding sequence ATGAGAATTGCAATTGATGCTCGAGGTATCAATTGGTATAGGGGGACTGGCATAGGTACTTATACTGAAAAACTCCTTGAAAACTTAATTAATATAGATTCAGAAAATTACTATCATATATATTGGTCCGGTTATGGTTATGAGAAATATAAACAAGAAAATACAAGGCTACTTATGGCTTCAAAAAAGCATCATAGATTCTTTGAGCAATATTTCTTTCCATATAATTTATCAAAGGAAGAAATAGACCTTTATCATATACCTCAAAATGGAATAGGCTTATCTGAAGACATAAGGTGCAAAAGCATTGTAACTATACACGACCTAATACCTTATGTAATGCCTGAAACAGTAGGAAAGGGCTATCTTACAAAATTTTTAAAGGAGATGCCTAAGGTAGTTGCTAATTCCTCAGCTATTCTAACGGTATCTGAATGGTCCAAAAAAGATATTTTAAAATTTTTTCCCATTGATGAAAATAAGATCTATGTAACCCCTCTTGCAGCAGATAGTAAATATAAGCCGCTAGATAAGGAAAAATGTAGAGCTTTTTTACAAGAACAATATAATATAACCAAACCATTTATCCTTTATATAGGTGGCTTTAGCTCAAGGAAAAATGTTCGTTCCCTTATAATAGCTTTTTCAAAACTATATAAAAAGCTTGATAAAGAATATAATCTTGTAATTGTTGGAGCAAATAGGGATGATGGTCAAAAACTAACTGAACTTTCAACCAATCTAGACCTTTCTTCTAAAATAATTTTTACTGGTTTTGCACCAGAAGATCACCTTCCCATTTTATATTGTGGCAGTGAAGTCTTTGTTTATCCTTCACTATACGAAGGCTTTGGACTGCCCCCATTAGAAGCTATGAACTGTGGTACCCCAGTAATTACTTCTAAGGTAACCTCTATTCCTGAAGTTGTTGGAGATGCAGGTATGCTTATTGATCCTAATAGTGCTGCTGAACTTATGGATGCAATAGAAAAAGTTCTATGTAGCGACAAAATTAAAGCTGAATTAAGGGTTAAAGGACTTAAAAGAGCTTCAGAGTTTTCTTGGAAAAACACCTCAAAAAAAACCCTTGAGGCCTATACAGAAGTTTATAATTATTTAGAAACTAATCTATAG
- a CDS encoding galactokinase: MMELMELKKEFTKLYGEGEIRAFHSPGRVNLIGEHIDYNGGYVFPCALEFGTYACVKERADNIVNLASTNFDLKVSVNLDNIEYKVEDDWANYPKGVIKVMMDKGYKISGMDILISGNIPNGAGLSSSASLEVLIGVIINNLFNQSKIDKVELVKISQKAENTFVGVNCGIMDQFAVGMGKANKAILLDCNTLNYSYADVKLEDYSLVIMNTNKRRALNESKYNERRAECEEALKEINREKEINALCELTTKEYDSLESLIEKENVRKRARHAVYENERVKMAFNCLNEGKLQEFGNLLVQSHNSLRDLYEVTGIELDTLVEEALKAPGCIGARMTGAGFGGCAIALVDKSHIDEFAKTVKENYAKAIGYEPSFYFSGIGEGTEELA; encoded by the coding sequence ATTATGGAATTAATGGAACTTAAAAAAGAGTTTACTAAGCTATATGGAGAAGGTGAAATAAGAGCTTTTCATTCACCAGGAAGAGTTAATCTTATAGGTGAGCATATTGATTATAATGGGGGATATGTATTCCCTTGTGCTCTTGAGTTTGGAACCTACGCTTGCGTTAAGGAAAGAGCGGACAATATTGTTAACCTAGCTTCTACTAATTTTGATTTAAAGGTCTCAGTTAATCTTGATAATATTGAGTATAAGGTTGAGGATGACTGGGCTAATTACCCTAAGGGTGTTATAAAGGTAATGATGGATAAAGGCTATAAGATATCTGGAATGGATATTTTGATAAGTGGAAATATTCCTAATGGAGCAGGGCTGTCTTCATCCGCATCTTTGGAGGTTTTAATTGGTGTTATAATTAATAATTTATTTAATCAAAGTAAAATAGATAAAGTAGAGCTGGTTAAAATAAGCCAAAAGGCAGAAAATACTTTTGTAGGTGTTAATTGCGGAATAATGGATCAATTTGCGGTTGGCATGGGGAAAGCAAACAAGGCAATACTATTAGACTGCAATACTCTTAATTACAGCTATGCAGATGTAAAGCTTGAAGATTATTCACTTGTTATTATGAACACAAATAAGCGAAGAGCTTTAAATGAATCAAAGTACAATGAAAGAAGAGCTGAATGTGAGGAAGCTCTTAAGGAAATTAATAGAGAAAAAGAAATAAATGCTTTATGTGAGCTTACAACAAAAGAATATGATTCCCTAGAAAGTCTTATAGAAAAAGAGAATGTAAGAAAGAGAGCAAGACATGCCGTATATGAAAATGAAAGAGTTAAAATGGCATTTAATTGCTTAAATGAAGGAAAACTTCAAGAGTTCGGAAACCTCTTAGTACAATCCCACAATTCCTTGAGAGATTTATATGAAGTAACAGGTATTGAGTTGGATACTTTAGTCGAAGAAGCATTAAAAGCTCCTGGATGTATAGGAGCAAGAATGACGGGTGCTGGTTTTGGAGGATGTGCCATAGCTCTTGTAGATAAATCACATATAGACGAGTTTGCTAAAACAGTTAAGGAAAACTATGCGAAGGCTATTGGATATGAACCAAGCTTCTATTTCAGTGGGATTGGAGAGGGCACAGAAGAATTAGCATAA
- a CDS encoding CotS family spore coat protein, with translation MQDGKYGDRKYLAKYDLSVELFERFGIKVNDVVPVRNVFIISSDKGNKVFKKVDYSIEELEFINKAIEYVKNKFSRIMSFEKTVNGGIYTLWNNDVYCVMDLIEGRECDYSNPVDIAITSKALGELHRASEGFRTDLVYKNLRGNTIEDFKRRYEEMGFFKNIAQLHEYKTEFDDIFLGNVDYYMKEINKSIKLLEASPYYKLCGEDDKIALCHHDLAYHNILINNEEAYFIDFDYAIVDLKIHDLCNFIYKAIKHSAFDMEKADIIIENYCIKNTLDRKELEVLHALLAFPQDFYTISRDYYTRRKEWEEEVFVDRFNRKLEFKEDKEEFLEEFSRKYK, from the coding sequence ATGCAGGATGGAAAGTATGGGGATAGAAAATATCTTGCCAAATATGATTTATCAGTTGAATTATTTGAAAGGTTTGGTATTAAGGTAAATGATGTAGTCCCTGTGAGAAATGTTTTCATAATTTCAAGTGATAAAGGAAATAAAGTTTTTAAAAAAGTAGATTATAGTATTGAAGAACTAGAGTTTATAAATAAAGCAATAGAGTATGTAAAAAATAAGTTTTCAAGGATTATGAGCTTTGAAAAGACTGTGAATGGTGGAATTTATACATTGTGGAATAACGATGTATATTGTGTTATGGATTTAATCGAAGGACGAGAATGTGATTATAGTAATCCAGTAGATATAGCAATTACTTCAAAGGCATTAGGCGAATTGCATAGGGCTTCAGAAGGTTTTAGAACCGATTTAGTTTATAAAAACTTAAGAGGTAATACAATCGAGGATTTCAAAAGAAGATATGAGGAAATGGGTTTCTTCAAAAACATAGCGCAGCTTCATGAATATAAGACAGAATTTGATGATATTTTTCTTGGAAATGTAGATTACTATATGAAGGAAATAAATAAGAGTATTAAACTTTTGGAAGCTAGTCCTTATTATAAGCTGTGTGGTGAAGATGATAAAATAGCACTTTGCCATCATGATTTGGCTTATCACAATATATTGATAAACAATGAAGAGGCTTATTTTATTGATTTTGATTATGCTATTGTGGACCTTAAAATACATGATTTATGTAATTTCATATATAAAGCTATTAAGCATTCTGCCTTTGATATGGAAAAAGCAGATATTATTATAGAGAACTATTGTATTAAGAATACTTTAGATAGAAAAGAATTAGAAGTGCTCCATGCGCTGCTTGCTTTCCCACAGGACTTTTACACAATATCCCGAGATTATTATACTAGAAGGAAAGAATGGGAAGAAGAAGTTTTTGTGGATAGATTTAATAGAAAGCTGGAATTCAAGGAAGATAAAGAAGAATTTTTAGAAGAGTTTTCAAGAAAATACAAGTAG
- a CDS encoding ATP-binding protein, translated as MTLRKIVQIDESKCNGCGLCIPNCAEGALEVIDGKAKLVKDIYCDGLGACLGHCPMDAITIIERDADEFDEEAVEVRMKNAEQKEEVKFINNPSGDAKRAFAQMHATGGGCPGSRMRVINKKESKDERKVKIESKLSQWPVQLKLVSASAPYFYNADLLITADCVPFAYANYHNDFLKDRAVVVGCPKLDDIEYYTKKLEEIIIVNDLESITVLRMEVPCCGGMSMAAKRARDNSGINIPIKVVTISIEGEILGKEYI; from the coding sequence ATGACACTAAGAAAGATAGTTCAGATTGACGAGAGTAAGTGTAATGGCTGCGGTTTGTGTATACCTAATTGTGCAGAAGGAGCTTTAGAAGTAATTGATGGAAAGGCTAAACTTGTAAAAGATATATATTGCGACGGACTAGGTGCATGTTTAGGTCACTGCCCTATGGATGCAATTACAATAATTGAAAGAGATGCAGATGAATTCGATGAAGAAGCTGTAGAAGTAAGAATGAAAAATGCTGAACAAAAAGAAGAAGTAAAATTCATTAATAATCCATCAGGTGATGCTAAGAGAGCATTTGCTCAAATGCATGCTACAGGGGGTGGATGTCCTGGAAGCAGAATGCGGGTTATAAATAAAAAAGAAAGTAAGGATGAGCGTAAGGTAAAGATTGAATCAAAATTGTCCCAATGGCCAGTTCAGCTTAAACTTGTTTCAGCAAGTGCGCCTTACTTCTACAATGCTGACTTACTTATAACTGCTGACTGTGTACCTTTTGCCTATGCAAATTACCATAATGACTTTTTAAAGGATAGAGCTGTAGTTGTAGGATGTCCTAAATTAGACGATATTGAATACTACACAAAGAAACTTGAAGAAATAATAATAGTAAATGATCTTGAAAGCATTACAGTCCTTAGAATGGAAGTTCCATGCTGCGGTGGAATGTCTATGGCTGCTAAAAGAGCTAGAGATAATTCTGGAATAAATATACCTATAAAGGTAGTTACCATAAGCATTGAAGGAGAAATATTAGGAAAAGAATATATTTAG
- a CDS encoding spore coat protein, with protein MITLETPDSFIGFLNSKGIIISKGFEETVLYYNIDEAKALEQLYAIGEFHKKTIGYKSIIERNFENRTGKLIEQYKFYLKKSKRLLKALSEKDEVNAFEKLMMDCGDNFIKRAENSLKDLNRCGYIDIIKRSMRRGEICLENTDFNNIRKRDYLEVIDISNCSYNIVEIDAFNFLSKLKKKSIKLDYSYLIKEFCKCEDLDDNSVEFIMTLLNYPYNFMRCCNRYKESKKNWTIEEYIEKMNKAMIKDEEIFR; from the coding sequence ATGATAACATTAGAAACACCAGACTCCTTTATTGGCTTTTTAAATTCTAAAGGGATTATTATATCAAAAGGATTTGAAGAAACAGTACTCTATTATAATATAGATGAAGCAAAAGCACTAGAGCAGCTTTATGCTATAGGTGAGTTTCATAAAAAAACTATAGGCTATAAGTCTATAATTGAAAGAAACTTTGAAAATAGAACAGGAAAACTAATAGAACAATATAAGTTCTACTTAAAAAAGTCTAAAAGATTGCTTAAAGCGTTATCTGAGAAAGATGAAGTAAATGCATTTGAGAAGCTTATGATGGACTGTGGTGATAATTTCATAAAAAGAGCTGAGAACTCGCTAAAGGATTTGAACAGATGTGGCTATATAGATATTATAAAGAGAAGTATGAGAAGAGGCGAAATCTGTTTAGAAAATACAGATTTTAATAACATTAGAAAGAGAGACTATTTGGAGGTAATTGACATAAGTAATTGCAGCTATAATATTGTAGAAATAGATGCTTTTAATTTTTTAAGTAAGCTAAAAAAGAAGAGTATAAAACTAGATTACAGTTATCTCATAAAAGAATTTTGTAAATGCGAGGATTTAGACGATAATAGTGTTGAGTTTATCATGACTTTACTAAATTATCCATATAATTTTATGAGGTGTTGCAATAGATATAAAGAAAGCAAGAAGAATTGGACAATAGAAGAATATATTGAAAAAATGAACAAAGCTATGATTAAAGATGAGGAAATATTTAGGTAA
- a CDS encoding ABC transporter substrate-binding protein: MRFRKLAFAMTMISLVTVFTGCTKQVVPQTQTVKTLEGNLEIWSTKNTAKALRAAVDNFKQKYPQVEIKILDMETADIYHKIEVGSVDKTSLPDVVMIEDYKIQYIVKNYPQLFLEVSDILGSDKDKFIKNKLDAVTVNGKMYAIPFEADPVLMFYRKDLFDKAGINTLNVKTWDDYIEAGKKVTKISNQKLIPLTTATDESYRFLLNQLNTSYFDKDGKVILNSEKSQKALELMMKLYGNGLAYSYDSKAALMNSLKNGNVASAMLGASNIDFFMNSIPEQKGKWAVMKVPAFEPGGNQSIISEGNNLAVISSTASKKLAGEFCKFAAVDIETESFNLKSQSLLSSYIPSYDAEVFSKPNEYLNNEKVWFQTSELSKQIPSINYSKNYDYVRNAVIDAEAKIIVKNEDMNKTLDDLQADMESKTSEKNK; this comes from the coding sequence TTGAGGTTTAGAAAGTTAGCATTTGCAATGACCATGATTTCTTTAGTTACTGTTTTTACGGGCTGCACAAAGCAGGTTGTGCCTCAGACACAAACGGTAAAAACACTTGAAGGCAATCTGGAAATATGGAGTACAAAAAATACTGCAAAGGCGCTAAGAGCAGCAGTAGACAATTTTAAGCAAAAGTATCCTCAGGTTGAGATAAAAATATTAGATATGGAAACAGCGGATATATATCATAAAATAGAGGTGGGAAGTGTTGATAAAACCTCTCTCCCGGATGTTGTGATGATAGAGGATTATAAAATTCAATATATAGTTAAAAATTACCCCCAGCTTTTTTTAGAAGTCAGTGACATACTTGGTTCAGACAAGGATAAGTTTATAAAAAATAAATTAGATGCAGTAACTGTAAATGGGAAAATGTATGCCATTCCATTTGAAGCTGATCCTGTGTTAATGTTTTATAGGAAAGACTTGTTTGATAAAGCTGGTATCAACACTTTAAATGTAAAGACTTGGGATGATTATATAGAAGCAGGAAAAAAAGTCACTAAGATTTCTAATCAAAAATTGATTCCACTTACAACCGCAACTGATGAAAGCTATAGGTTTTTATTAAATCAGTTAAATACCTCTTATTTTGATAAGGATGGTAAAGTAATTTTAAATTCGGAGAAGTCACAAAAGGCGCTAGAACTTATGATGAAGTTATATGGCAATGGACTTGCATATAGCTATGATTCAAAGGCTGCCTTAATGAATTCATTGAAGAATGGGAATGTAGCATCAGCTATGCTTGGTGCAAGTAATATTGACTTTTTTATGAATAGCATACCAGAACAAAAGGGAAAGTGGGCTGTGATGAAAGTACCTGCTTTTGAGCCAGGTGGAAATCAATCAATAATATCTGAAGGTAATAATTTAGCTGTTATTTCCAGTACAGCCAGCAAGAAGCTGGCTGGTGAGTTTTGCAAATTTGCAGCTGTAGATATAGAAACCGAAAGCTTTAATTTAAAAAGTCAGAGTTTACTATCTTCCTATATTCCAAGTTATGATGCAGAAGTTTTTTCAAAGCCTAATGAATATTTAAACAATGAGAAGGTTTGGTTTCAAACTTCTGAATTATCGAAGCAAATTCCAAGTATAAATTATTCAAAGAACTATGATTATGTAAGAAATGCAGTTATTGATGCTGAGGCAAAGATTATAGTGAAAAATGAAGATATGAATAAAACTCTTGATGATCTCCAAGCAGATATGGAAAGTAAAACGTCAGAAAAGAATAAGTAG
- a CDS encoding Crp/Fnr family transcriptional regulator, which translates to MNINEYISILQDINLFKSFTKENLIELFSRIPYKISSYSKGDIIFSEGDECKTLNILLEGKIEIQNIDPMGKVLSIAEFSKGEIFGEMLIFSDRNTYPINVLSKSTAVVLHMQKDAVVSLCQSNSGFLYEYLRIISNKAMLLNMKLGQVTLKTIRQKICQYILSEHARQKSSSIKLTITKKEWADKLGVQRPSLSRELIKLKEDGFIDYNKNVINIVDLEGIKDIL; encoded by the coding sequence ATGAACATTAATGAATATATATCTATACTTCAAGATATCAATTTATTTAAAAGCTTTACCAAAGAAAACTTAATAGAACTTTTTAGCAGAATTCCATACAAAATATCAAGCTATAGCAAAGGTGATATAATCTTTTCAGAGGGCGATGAGTGCAAAACTCTTAATATTCTTCTTGAAGGTAAAATAGAAATTCAAAATATAGACCCAATGGGTAAAGTACTCTCCATAGCTGAATTTAGCAAAGGAGAAATTTTTGGAGAAATGCTCATTTTCAGTGACCGAAATACTTATCCAATAAATGTTTTATCTAAAAGCACTGCCGTTGTACTCCATATGCAAAAGGATGCAGTGGTAAGTCTGTGTCAAAGCAATAGCGGCTTTTTATATGAGTATCTTAGAATTATTTCAAATAAAGCTATGCTTTTAAATATGAAATTAGGTCAAGTAACTTTGAAAACAATCAGACAAAAAATATGCCAATATATTTTATCTGAGCACGCACGCCAAAAGAGCAGCAGCATAAAACTCACTATTACTAAAAAAGAATGGGCCGATAAGCTCGGAGTGCAAAGGCCTTCACTATCTAGAGAGCTAATCAAACTTAAGGAAGATGGCTTTATAGATTACAATAAAAATGTAATAAATATAGTAGATCTAGAGGGTATTAAAGATATCCTTTAA
- a CDS encoding CotS family spore coat protein translates to MDIAEIKKLVQESYGFQVIDIEKIKNVYKIKTFDKCLCLKVIRYNFNHFFFIVSAIKHLQNNGFERIPEIIKTMDNKEYIELGKYYAYLTPWVNARICNYDNPLDLELAASKLSELHKKSIGFEVDSRMQPRIGWFKWIDTFLTRRKEILDFKACIQAKEQKTEFDTLYLDMMEEELFRADMSVENLCNSNYLVKMEKEILLKGFCHHDYAHHNVLVSDSGKVDIIDFDYCILDTHLHDLASLLLRAMKHGKWDIDTAIYVMDAYSIIMPIDSLDIPIMAAFMEFPQDYWQVGIQYYLEKQPWEEDFFLKKLKKTCEDTEEKQEFIEEFREYIYNG, encoded by the coding sequence TTGGATATAGCTGAAATAAAAAAGCTAGTGCAGGAAAGCTATGGTTTTCAAGTCATAGATATAGAAAAGATAAAAAATGTATATAAGATAAAAACCTTTGATAAATGCTTATGTCTAAAGGTGATTAGGTATAATTTTAATCATTTCTTTTTTATAGTAAGCGCTATTAAACATCTACAAAATAATGGTTTTGAAAGAATACCTGAAATAATTAAGACCATGGACAATAAAGAATATATAGAACTAGGTAAGTATTATGCCTACTTAACTCCCTGGGTTAATGCAAGAATATGTAATTATGATAACCCACTAGACTTGGAACTGGCGGCTTCAAAGCTTTCAGAGTTACATAAAAAAAGTATAGGCTTTGAAGTTGATAGCAGAATGCAGCCAAGAATAGGATGGTTTAAATGGATAGATACCTTTTTGACCCGAAGAAAAGAAATATTAGACTTTAAAGCTTGCATACAAGCAAAGGAACAGAAAACTGAATTTGACACCCTTTACCTAGATATGATGGAAGAGGAACTATTTAGAGCAGATATGTCAGTAGAAAATCTGTGCAATAGTAATTATTTAGTTAAGATGGAAAAAGAGATTTTACTAAAAGGTTTTTGCCACCATGACTATGCACATCATAACGTACTGGTGAGTGATAGTGGGAAAGTAGATATTATTGATTTTGATTACTGCATATTAGATACGCATCTTCATGACTTAGCAAGTCTTCTCTTAAGAGCAATGAAGCATGGTAAATGGGATATAGATACAGCAATATATGTAATGGATGCATACAGCATTATTATGCCGATAGATAGCTTAGATATACCTATAATGGCAGCTTTTATGGAATTTCCACAGGATTATTGGCAAGTGGGTATTCAATATTATTTAGAGAAACAGCCTTGGGAAGAAGATTTCTTTCTTAAAAAACTGAAAAAAACTTGTGAAGACACAGAGGAAAAACAGGAATTTATTGAAGAATTCAGGGAGTACATTTATAACGGGTAA